From the genome of Maridesulfovibrio ferrireducens, one region includes:
- a CDS encoding NADH-quinone oxidoreductase subunit B family protein — protein MFKKFIDKSRAKSPWIMHFDCGSCNGCDIEVLACLTPMYDVERFGVVNVGNPKHADVLLVTGTVNPRNAKVLRNIYDQMPDPKGVIAIGACGLSGGIFRECYNVLGGIDKVIPVDVYVPGCPAKPEAIIDGVVTALAKFEGLRG, from the coding sequence ATGTTCAAGAAATTCATTGATAAATCACGCGCCAAGTCTCCGTGGATCATGCATTTTGACTGCGGAAGCTGTAACGGCTGCGATATCGAAGTTCTGGCATGCCTTACACCGATGTATGATGTTGAACGCTTTGGCGTAGTCAATGTCGGGAACCCTAAGCATGCTGACGTCCTCCTTGTCACCGGAACGGTAAACCCCCGTAACGCCAAGGTTTTACGCAACATCTACGATCAAATGCCTGATCCTAAAGGCGTAATTGCCATCGGCGCATGTGGTCTTTCAGGTGGAATTTTCCGTGAGTGCTACAACGTACTCGGCGGAATCGACAAGGTAATCCCTGTGGACGTTTACGTTCCCGGGTGCCCTGCTAAACCTGAAGCTATCATCGACGGCGTGGTCACTGCCCTTGCCAAGTTTGAAGGCCTCAGAGGCTAA
- a CDS encoding respiratory chain complex I subunit 1 family protein produces METIILMIFGVVVAPILGGLISGVDRKVTARLQSRFGPPILQPFYDVAKLFGKVKVINNFWQVFCAWVYLIAAALSVALLFAQSDLLLIFFVQAIGAVFLVMGGLASSSPYSQVGAQRELIQVLTYEPLIILVFASIFMVTGSFRIDEILAYDQPLLVKLPLMFIVLGYALTIKLRKSPFDFSTSHHAHQELVKGVLTEFSGPYLGIIELAHWYETVFILGICALFWHTSLVGVVLLLASTYFAEILIDNTMSRMTWRWMLKYVWSVGLVMSFVNLIWLHVG; encoded by the coding sequence ATGGAAACGATAATTCTTATGATCTTCGGTGTAGTTGTGGCTCCCATTCTCGGTGGTCTGATTTCAGGTGTTGACAGGAAAGTTACTGCTCGCCTTCAATCCCGTTTCGGTCCTCCGATTCTACAGCCTTTCTACGACGTTGCTAAATTATTTGGTAAAGTTAAAGTCATCAACAACTTCTGGCAGGTTTTCTGTGCATGGGTTTATCTCATTGCCGCAGCTCTCTCTGTCGCCCTGTTGTTTGCTCAGTCCGACTTGCTTCTGATCTTCTTTGTTCAGGCAATCGGAGCCGTCTTCCTGGTTATGGGTGGACTTGCCAGTTCCTCCCCATACAGCCAGGTTGGAGCACAGCGTGAATTGATTCAGGTTCTTACTTATGAACCGCTCATTATTCTGGTTTTCGCTTCCATCTTTATGGTAACCGGAAGTTTCAGAATTGATGAGATTCTAGCTTATGACCAACCGCTTTTAGTTAAATTGCCTCTCATGTTTATCGTGCTTGGCTATGCTCTTACTATCAAACTCAGAAAATCGCCTTTTGACTTCTCCACTTCGCATCATGCGCATCAGGAATTAGTCAAAGGAGTGCTCACCGAATTCTCCGGTCCTTACCTCGGCATCATTGAACTTGCTCATTGGTATGAGACTGTTTTTATTCTCGGAATATGTGCACTCTTCTGGCACACCAGCCTTGTCGGTGTAGTACTCCTGCTTGCTTCTACTTACTTCGCAGAAATACTGATTGATAATACTATGTCACGCATGACCTGGCGCTGGATGCTCAAATACGTTTGGAGCGTCGGTCTGGTTATGTCCTTTGTCAACCTCATCTGGCTGCACGTAGGTTAA
- a CDS encoding NADH-quinone oxidoreductase subunit L → MLPMMLALVILLPLMAAIGCYFLRVSTIRSMIVLVTGVCIAVTSLVLLGQGSFTYSPSTLLGISWDSLVTLADFSLLFVILYYAFKLKNQLIKVFAVLQIIPLAVFELFFVDHAAEVPAFYADSLALIMVAVISIIGSLICFFAIPYMKEHEEHLHLVNSRQPRFFFYLVLFLGAMNGLVLSNNILWLYFFFEVTTFCSFMLIAHDDTEIAVKNATRALWMNSLGGVAFVFGMIWAYTEVGSLSLQTIIEAGPMGGAMLVPIGLLCLAGFTKAAQLPFQSWLLGAMVAPTPVSALLHSSTMVKAGVYIVLRLAPAYAGTFLSEGIALCGAFTFLACAAIAISQSNGKKVLAYSTISNLGLIICCAGLNTPWAITAAIILIIFHAGSKALLFLCVGTIEHGIGSRDIDDMHGLYLKMPRTAIITIIGVLTMILPPFGVLLGKWMAIEAASGDIFVIVMLALGSALSLVFWARWAGILLTAPLRDKVPAEIQSPLTKFTLTALAAGTVILSLFSPVIYTGLIEPMIGKTYEITAGVFSSPVGVFAVYPIFFILAAAFVYAWIETKKSGNIQNAQSYMCGANVKEPGVQAFIGPMNQPVTLKASNYYLKSFFGEEKLTLWINFVALALIVLMLGGAL, encoded by the coding sequence ATGTTGCCCATGATGCTAGCGTTGGTCATCTTGTTGCCCTTGATGGCTGCTATAGGCTGCTACTTTCTGCGTGTAAGTACGATCAGATCTATGATCGTTCTTGTCACAGGAGTTTGCATCGCTGTTACTTCTCTTGTCCTTCTCGGGCAGGGATCATTTACTTATTCTCCAAGTACATTACTTGGAATCAGTTGGGATTCCCTCGTCACTTTGGCGGACTTTTCCCTGCTCTTCGTAATCCTTTATTACGCATTCAAACTGAAAAATCAGCTGATCAAAGTATTTGCAGTATTGCAGATAATTCCATTAGCTGTGTTTGAATTATTCTTCGTTGACCATGCAGCAGAGGTTCCGGCATTTTATGCTGACAGCCTTGCATTAATCATGGTTGCGGTTATTTCAATTATCGGCTCGCTCATCTGCTTCTTTGCGATCCCTTACATGAAAGAACACGAAGAGCACTTGCACCTTGTAAATTCTCGCCAGCCGAGATTTTTCTTTTATCTTGTTCTGTTCCTCGGAGCTATGAACGGATTGGTGCTTTCTAATAACATTCTTTGGCTCTACTTCTTCTTCGAAGTGACTACCTTCTGTTCCTTCATGCTCATTGCGCATGATGACACAGAAATTGCAGTCAAAAATGCCACCCGCGCCTTGTGGATGAACTCCCTCGGCGGTGTTGCTTTTGTCTTCGGAATGATCTGGGCGTACACTGAAGTGGGTTCCCTCAGTCTCCAGACTATTATCGAAGCCGGACCAATGGGCGGAGCAATGCTCGTACCGATTGGACTACTTTGTTTAGCCGGATTCACTAAAGCTGCTCAACTTCCTTTCCAGAGCTGGTTGCTCGGAGCCATGGTTGCTCCTACTCCGGTTTCCGCTCTACTTCATTCAAGTACTATGGTTAAAGCCGGTGTTTACATTGTGCTCAGACTTGCTCCTGCATATGCAGGCACTTTCCTCAGTGAAGGAATAGCTCTTTGCGGAGCCTTCACTTTCCTTGCTTGTGCTGCAATTGCAATCAGTCAGAGTAACGGTAAAAAAGTTCTTGCTTACTCTACCATCAGTAACCTTGGATTGATCATCTGTTGTGCAGGTCTCAACACACCTTGGGCCATCACAGCAGCAATCATTCTGATCATCTTCCACGCAGGTTCCAAAGCTCTGTTATTCTTGTGCGTAGGCACAATTGAACATGGTATCGGCAGCCGTGACATAGATGACATGCATGGCCTTTACCTTAAGATGCCTCGTACCGCGATTATCACGATCATCGGTGTCTTAACTATGATTCTGCCTCCCTTCGGTGTCCTGCTTGGTAAATGGATGGCTATTGAAGCTGCATCCGGCGATATTTTTGTTATCGTGATGCTCGCTCTCGGTAGTGCTCTTTCTCTCGTATTTTGGGCTCGCTGGGCAGGTATCCTGCTTACCGCTCCACTTCGTGATAAAGTTCCTGCTGAAATTCAGAGCCCATTGACAAAGTTCACCTTGACTGCACTTGCTGCAGGCACAGTTATCCTGTCTTTGTTCTCTCCAGTCATTTACACAGGTTTGATTGAACCAATGATAGGTAAGACTTACGAAATTACTGCCGGTGTATTTTCTTCACCTGTCGGTGTTTTTGCAGTCTATCCAATATTCTTTATACTTGCAGCAGCGTTTGTGTATGCATGGATAGAAACTAAGAAATCTGGAAACATCCAGAATGCTCAATCCTACATGTGCGGAGCAAACGTTAAAGAACCTGGAGTTCAGGCCTTTATCGGTCCTATGAACCAGCCGGTAACACTCAAGGCTAGTAACTACTACCTTAAGTCTTTCTTCGGCGAAGAAAAGCTTACCCTCTGGATCAACTTTGTTGCTCTGGCTCTCATCGTTCTTATGTTGGGAGGAGCTCTCTAA
- a CDS encoding C40 family peptidase: MITLRNSSRKIILFAVILVLAVFLAGCGKKTVSIPRSGRIISTEGSSKKGNSVVSVVRSQIGKPYKWGGSSPAKGFDCSGLVWWVYNQHGVRIPRVSWQQIDAGKPVHLSRIKAGDIVFFRIPGGGKSLHTGIYTGDGKFFVHSPKSGHYVREESMNKAYWRKYFIGARRVL, from the coding sequence ATGATCACACTTAGAAATAGCTCGCGCAAAATTATATTGTTTGCTGTCATTTTGGTGTTAGCTGTTTTCTTGGCGGGGTGCGGGAAGAAAACTGTCTCTATTCCTCGTAGCGGTAGAATTATAAGTACAGAGGGTTCTTCCAAGAAAGGGAATTCTGTTGTCAGTGTTGTCCGCTCTCAGATAGGTAAACCCTACAAATGGGGAGGATCTTCTCCGGCAAAAGGTTTTGACTGTTCGGGGTTGGTCTGGTGGGTCTACAATCAGCATGGAGTGAGGATTCCACGTGTTTCGTGGCAGCAGATTGATGCGGGAAAACCTGTTCATTTAAGTAGGATTAAGGCCGGAGATATAGTTTTCTTCAGAATTCCGGGTGGAGGTAAAAGTCTGCATACCGGTATTTATACCGGGGATGGGAAATTTTTTGTGCATAGTCCTAAAAGTGGTCACTATGTCCGTGAAGAATCGATGAATAAGGCTTATTGGCGGAAGTATTTTATCGGCGCGCGCAGGGTTCTTTAA
- a CDS encoding zinc ribbon domain-containing protein encodes MPIYEYQCHDCQQIFEEWQTNFEDKELECPVCGGLATKVLSNSTFVLKGGGWYSSGYCKTDSVAGSSGSPKSVSSDSGASAPSVSTSTSSDSAAKS; translated from the coding sequence ATGCCGATTTATGAATATCAATGTCATGATTGTCAGCAAATTTTTGAAGAGTGGCAGACAAACTTTGAAGACAAAGAGTTAGAGTGTCCTGTCTGTGGCGGGTTAGCTACTAAGGTTCTTTCTAATTCAACTTTTGTTCTTAAAGGCGGAGGATGGTATTCTTCTGGATACTGTAAAACTGATTCTGTTGCCGGAAGCTCCGGCAGTCCAAAATCTGTGAGCAGTGATTCAGGTGCGTCCGCGCCTTCAGTCTCGACTTCCACTAGTTCTGACAGCGCAGCAAAAAGCTGA
- the purB gene encoding adenylosuccinate lyase, whose product MIERYSRPAMSALWTLENRFRVWLEVEVAVCEAWHKLGRIPAEDIKNIRDKADFELDRILEIEEKTKHDVIAFLTAVEEKVGPSSRFIHLGCTSSDIVDTANGVLLHRAGNMILKALDEFLATLKEMAFTYKGRMCMGRTHGIHAEPTSFGLKMTGFYAEFTRHRERIEKAVEGVSVGKISGAVGTYAMLDPEVESITCELLNLNVDPISTQIIQRDRHAAFFTALGLLGGGIERLGVELRHLQRTEVLEVEEGFSAGQKGSSAMPHKKNPISAENLSGLSRLLRTNGLVAMENMPLWHERDISHSSVERVIMPDSTILADYILGRMTGVLKRLKINGDNMDRNLMASYGLFYSQRVLLALVDSGLERQKAYEMVQKVAMYCWENKVSFPDEVRKDETIKSVLADGALDDAFDLGYYTRYEDFIIKRVFGE is encoded by the coding sequence ATGATCGAAAGATATTCCCGTCCTGCTATGAGTGCGTTATGGACTCTGGAGAATCGCTTCAGGGTATGGCTTGAAGTTGAAGTTGCTGTCTGTGAAGCTTGGCATAAGCTCGGACGCATTCCGGCTGAAGATATTAAAAATATCCGTGATAAAGCTGATTTTGAATTGGACCGTATTCTGGAGATTGAAGAAAAGACAAAACATGATGTTATTGCTTTTCTTACAGCTGTAGAAGAAAAAGTCGGACCTTCTTCCCGCTTTATTCATTTAGGATGCACTTCCTCTGATATTGTTGATACTGCCAACGGAGTTCTTCTCCATCGTGCCGGGAATATGATCTTGAAAGCTCTTGATGAGTTTCTGGCTACTCTTAAAGAAATGGCTTTTACTTATAAAGGTAGAATGTGCATGGGCCGTACGCACGGTATTCATGCAGAACCTACCAGTTTCGGTCTTAAAATGACCGGTTTTTATGCTGAATTTACACGTCATCGTGAGCGTATTGAAAAGGCTGTGGAAGGCGTTAGTGTCGGTAAAATTTCCGGAGCTGTCGGAACTTACGCAATGCTTGATCCTGAAGTTGAGAGTATTACCTGCGAATTGCTCAATTTGAATGTCGATCCTATTTCCACTCAGATTATTCAGCGTGACCGCCATGCCGCATTCTTTACAGCTCTAGGCTTGCTTGGCGGTGGTATTGAGCGTCTCGGCGTAGAACTAAGGCATTTACAGCGCACTGAAGTTCTTGAAGTTGAAGAGGGATTCAGCGCTGGACAGAAAGGCTCTTCCGCCATGCCGCATAAGAAGAATCCTATTTCTGCTGAAAATCTCAGCGGACTTTCCCGTCTCCTGCGTACCAACGGTTTGGTAGCAATGGAAAACATGCCTTTGTGGCATGAACGTGATATCAGTCATTCCTCTGTTGAAAGAGTTATAATGCCTGATTCCACTATTCTTGCAGATTATATTCTCGGTCGTATGACCGGAGTTCTCAAAAGACTTAAAATCAACGGCGATAATATGGATCGCAATCTGATGGCTTCTTACGGGCTTTTCTACTCACAGCGAGTTTTGCTTGCTCTTGTAGATTCCGGTCTTGAAAGACAGAAAGCTTATGAAATGGTGCAGAAGGTTGCTATGTATTGCTGGGAAAATAAAGTTTCCTTCCCTGATGAAGTTCGCAAGGATGAGACCATTAAATCTGTTCTGGCCGACGGGGCTTTGGATGATGCTTTTGATCTTGGATACTATACTAGATATGAAGATTTTATTATTAAACGTGTTTTCGGTGAATAA
- a CDS encoding L,D-transpeptidase family protein: MLESTPLVPGVVVAVDKESQKFHLLVHKSPLHAELSFDCATGKKAGDKKVEGDMRTPEGVYFTKGKRTGLKDFELYGDLAFPLDFPNPIDRINGKTGYGIWIHGRGKQLVAMDTQGCVALENTDINFIDSRIRSGTPVVIGETVSWVNATGTQVVESAELKTLVNKWAADWSNKDDGFFEAYSDKLFSKTESRPFKFFKNRKKRIFSDTSWIDVSVFNLKALPGPDYWVTWFDQYYRSGRLSSSTAKRLYWQKIDGIWKIVGREYGPASKSFADEYIASKRKSVLGFLDNWRTFWLSADLDPYSVLYDSNARQGNIRGINAIKEHKKSIWTEKKPSVVEISKVRLKEHPDGLEVAFKQLYSDVSGYSDFGSKKLVIRPVNGGWRIVDEQWSRR, encoded by the coding sequence GTGCTGGAAAGTACTCCGCTTGTTCCCGGGGTGGTCGTTGCTGTTGATAAAGAATCTCAGAAGTTCCATCTTCTTGTTCATAAAAGTCCTTTGCACGCTGAGCTTTCTTTTGACTGTGCTACGGGTAAAAAAGCCGGTGATAAAAAAGTTGAAGGAGACATGCGAACTCCTGAGGGCGTATATTTTACTAAAGGTAAGCGAACTGGCTTAAAAGATTTTGAATTGTATGGAGATTTGGCTTTTCCTCTTGATTTTCCTAATCCGATTGATCGTATTAATGGAAAAACGGGGTATGGAATATGGATACACGGGCGGGGCAAGCAGTTAGTAGCAATGGATACCCAAGGTTGTGTAGCTCTTGAAAATACAGATATAAATTTTATTGATTCTCGGATACGTTCAGGCACTCCGGTTGTTATTGGCGAGACCGTCTCGTGGGTAAATGCTACGGGAACGCAGGTAGTAGAATCTGCAGAACTTAAGACCCTGGTTAATAAGTGGGCTGCAGACTGGTCGAATAAAGATGACGGTTTTTTTGAAGCTTATTCAGATAAATTGTTCAGTAAAACTGAAAGCAGACCTTTCAAATTTTTTAAAAATCGTAAAAAGAGAATTTTTTCCGATACATCGTGGATCGATGTTTCAGTTTTTAACTTAAAAGCTCTGCCCGGTCCTGATTACTGGGTTACTTGGTTTGATCAGTATTATAGATCAGGCCGTCTTTCTTCTTCTACAGCTAAGAGACTGTATTGGCAGAAGATTGATGGAATTTGGAAAATTGTGGGGCGGGAGTATGGCCCTGCTTCCAAATCTTTTGCAGATGAATATATTGCATCAAAAAGAAAAAGTGTTCTCGGATTTCTCGATAATTGGAGAACCTTCTGGCTTTCTGCTGATCTAGATCCCTATTCTGTTTTGTATGATTCTAATGCAAGGCAGGGAAATATACGCGGAATTAATGCGATTAAAGAACACAAAAAATCCATATGGACGGAAAAGAAGCCTTCCGTTGTTGAAATTAGTAAAGTGAGATTAAAAGAACATCCTGATGGGTTGGAAGTTGCCTTCAAGCAATTGTATTCTGATGTTTCAGGTTATAGCGATTTTGGAAGTAAAAAATTAGTCATTCGTCCTGTGAATGGTGGATGGCGCATCGTTGATGAACAATGGAGCAGGCGCTAA